The nucleotide sequence GCGAGGCCGCATGGATGCATGCGATCATCGACGAGACCTGGCGCACGCTGCCGACGCTCGCGAGCCACTATGCGTTCGGCATCGATGACAACGGAGAGACCAATTATCGCGCCGTTCGTGGCCCCGAATACATGCGGGCGCTGCGCACCCTCGCGCGGGAGAGTGGCGTCACCATCCTCGACCATTCGCCGGTGCTGGAACTGCTGGCGCGCGGCGACGGCACGATCGGCGGCGCGCGAGGCCTTCGCCGGCAGGACGGCGATGGGACCTATGAGATCGCCGCAGGCGCGACCGTGCTCGCCGCAGGCGGCACCAGCTTCCTGTCGCATCTGCTGGGATCGCGCACCAACACCGGCGACGGCTATCTGCTCGCGGCGGAGGCGGGCGCCGAGCTCTCGGGCATGGAGTTCACCGCGGCCTACACGATCGCGCCGGCGCATTCGACGATGACGCGCAGCATGGCCTATGCGTTCGCGACCTATTACGACACTGATGGCCGCGAGCTCGATCTGCCGTTCGGACCGCAGCAGACGATCGGGCTGGCGAGAGCGTTGCTCGCGGGTCCCGTGTTCTGCTCGCTGCATCGGCTGCCCGACGACATCAAGGCCCGGCTGCATACGATCTCGCCGAACGTGCCGCTGGTGTTCGACCGCTGGGGCATCGATCCCTGGCGCGATCGCTTTGAGGTCACGCTGCACAATGACGGCACCATCCGCGGGCTCGGTGGCGTCAGGGTCGACGATGTCGATGGCCGCACGTCGGTGCCGGGGCTGTTCGTCGCCGGCGACAATGCCTCGCGCGAGAAGGTGGCCGGTGCGATCTCCGGCGGCGGCAACATCAATTCGGCCTGGGCGCTGACCTCCGGCGTCCGCGCGGGGCAGGCCGCCGCGCGGCTGGCGCGCAGCATCGGAGCGAAGGCCTCGACCTTGACGCCGCTCGGGCAGGCCGGCCTGCGGCCGCACTTGCGGATCCGTGCGCTCGATCACGACACGATCAGGGCCGGCGTCCGCGCCGAGATGCATCCCTTCGACAAGACCCTGTTCCGCAAGGAGTCGACGCTGGCAGCGTCGCAGCGCGCGCTCGACGGGCTCTGGCGCGAAATCTCCGACCATGCGGGTGGCGATGTCATGCGCTCGCGCGAGACGGCGGCACTGGTCGCCACGGCACGCTGGTCGGTCGCGACCGCGCGCCGCCGGACCGAGAGCAGGGGCCTGCATCGCAGGATCGATCATCCCGGCCTCGACCCAAGCTTGGCGGTGCGGCTCGTCAGCCGTGGCCTCGATCGCGTCGAGATCGCAGCCGATACGGTCCACGCGCTTGACGCTCCGATCGCGCTGGAAGAGGCGTCATGATCGAGCTCATCCTTGCCGATCGCTGCACGGATTGCGGCGCCTGCGTCGACGTGTGTCCCACCAACGTGCTCGACCGCGCGGCGTCGGGACCGCCCTTGCTGGCACGGGTCGAGGATTGCCAGACCTGCTTCATGTGCGAGCTGTATTGCCGCGCCGATGCGATCTATGTCGCGCCGGATTGCGACCGCCGCGTCGCGATCACGCCGGACGAGGCATTGGCCTCGGGGCGTCTCGGTCAATATCGCCAGCATTCCGGCTGGGACGAATGGGCCGGCCAGTTTCCCAACGAGCAATGGTTGATGGAAACAGTGTTCCGCCGCGCCGGCGAGGCCGCGCGCGCAGCCGAGACGGACGATAAGAGGACAGCATGACCATCATCACCCACCGGCCGGGCGCCCTCGTCGGTCTCGACGGTTTTCCGGGACCCGCCGACCGGCCCGACAGCCCGCTGTCGCAAGCGCTGCAACAGCCGCTGCTGCTCGGCCTGTTCCTGCCGATCCAGGCCGGCGGCTGGAGCGCCTCGACCTTGCCGCGCACCACGTCATGGCATTTCGACTACAACCGCGACCTGGTGCTGACTGCTGAGAATCTCGGCTTCGATCTCGTGTTCGCGCTGTCGCAATGGCTGCCGAAGGGCGGTTATGGCGGCGTGTTCACGGGCGAGGCGCTCGACTCCTTCATGACCACGGCCGCGCTGACGAGCCTGACCCGGCGGATCATCCTGATCTCGACGATCCATGTGCTGTACGGTCCCATGCATCCGCTGCACCTGGCCAAATATGGCGCGACGCTCGACCACATTTCCAATGGCCGCTGGGGCATCAATGTCGTCACCGGCCATCGTGCCGCCGAGCACGAGGCTTTCGGCTGGAGCCGGATCGATCACGACCGCCGCTACGAGCTCGCGGCCGAGTTTCTCGAAGTGTTGCAGCGGCTGTGGGGCGACAGCGAGAACTACTCGTTCTCCGGCCAGTCGTCCTGGAAGCTCAACGGCGCCTTCGTGACGCCGAAGCCGCGCTTCGGCCGGCCGGTGCTGGTCAACGCCACCGGCTCGGACGCCGGTATCGCTTTTGCCGCGCGCTATTCCGACATCGTCTTCATCACCAGCCCCGCCGGCTCGAGCTTCGAGAGCGCGATCCCCGCGCTGCCCGCGCATACGGCGCGGGTCAACCAGGCGGCGCTCGACATCGGCCGCGAGGTGCGCACCCTGCTCAATCCGATGGTGATCTGCCGCGAGACCGAGCGCGAGACCTGGGCCTATCACGACGCCATCGTCGCCCACGCCGACCCGGTCGGCGACTTCCATCGGCTGGACAGCGACGCCCATGCCTGGCGCGGCCGTATCGGCGTCGATGCGCCGAAGCGCCGCGCGATCGGCGGCAACATCGAGGTGATCGGCACGCCCGAGCAGGTTGTCGAGCAGTTCGTGCAGCTCAAGAAGGCCGGCGTCGACGGTCTGCAGCTGTCGTTCTACGACTTCAAGCTGGATCTCGATGTCTTCGGCCGCCGCGTACTGCCGCTGATGGAGCAGGCGGGTTTGCGCAAACCGGTGATTGATCCCACCGCGGCGCAGGCGGCGGAGTAGCGGAGCCTTTCGACATCGCACGCATGATTTGTCGGGGGATTGTCGTCGTCCTCCGGGTCGGCTTTGCTAGGCGCCGACGCGCACGCAACTATCGAACAGCGGCCTGACAATGGCGTACGGGCCGGCATGGGGACTGAGGCAATGACGATCATCGAAACGAGGGCACCGATCACTCCGAGCGACGACATCACCGCGGCGCTGCGCAAGCGCTACGGCGCTGATATCCCCGCCATCACTTCCGGCGCCGACGACATCCTCGGCCAACTGCTGGCGCACCGCTCGATCCGTAGCTACCGCCCCGATCCGGTGCCGCCGCACACCGTGGAAACGCTGGTGGCCGCGGCGCAGTCGGCGGCGTCGTCGTCGAACCTGCAGACCTGGAGCGTCGTCGCGGTCGAGGACCCCGCGCGCAAGCAGCGCCTGTCGGAATTCGTGGGCAACCAGAAGCACGTCCGCGAGGCGCCCCTGTTCCTGGTCTGGCTCGCCGATCTGTCGCGGGCCGAGCGGCTGGCGCGGCGGGAAGGGCGCCCCGATGACGGCATCCATTTCCTGGAGACGCTGTTCGTCGCGATCATCGACGCAGCTCTCGCTGCGCAGAATGCGGTCGTCGCGCTCGAGGCGCTCGGCCTCGGCTCGGTCTATATTGGCGCGATCCGCAACCGGCCGCAGGCGGTGGCTGAGGAGCTCGGCCTGCCGCCGAGCGTGCTCGCCGTGTTCGGCCTCTGCATCGGCTATGCCGATCTCGCGGCTGGCGAGGACGTCAAGCCGCGGCTGCGCCAGAGCGTGGTTCTGCATCGCGAGCGCTATGCGCCGACCGATGAGATCCACGGCATCGCCGCCTATGACGAGACCCTGCGCGCGTTCCAGACCAGCCAGGGCGTGGCGCCGGTCGGCTGGCGGGACACGGTGCTCAACCGGCTCGGTTCGGCGAAGGCGCTCAACGGCCGCGACAAACTGGCTGAGGCGCTGCGCGCGCTCGGCTTCGGATTGAAGTAGCTGCGGGCGGTAGATGTTGACGGCGGCCGGGACGGGCCGCCGTCATCGATCACTTCATGTAGTCGGGCAGGGTGAAGCCGTCATAGAAGCGGTCGGCGAGGATGGCGGCCTTGAAGCCCGGTGACTTGTAGCCGTCCACGATGTCCTTGGCCCAGGCGGTCTCGGCATTGCCGCGCTTGACCGCGACGACGTTGATGTAGGGCGTCGTCATCTTCTCCAGCGCGAAGGCGTTGGTCAGCTTCAGGCCGCTGAAGATCGCGAAATTGCCCTGGATGGCGGCGAAGTCGACGTCGTCGAGCGCGCGCGGCGCCTGCGCCGCCTCGAGCGGGACGATCTTGATGCCGCCGGGATTCTTGATGACGTCGAGCTCGGTGACGTCGATCGGCTTGGAGTCGCGGATCTCGATCAGGTCGAGATCGCGCAGGATCCATAGTGCGCGCTGCAAATTGACCGGATCGTTGGGGACCGCGATCTTGGCACCCTGGCCGATCTTGGTGCCGAGCGGATGCTTCTTGGAATAGATCCCCATCGGCGGCGTCGGTACGTGCACGATGCCGGTGAGGTCGGTGCTCTGCCGCTCATTGTAGGAGTTCAGGAAGATCGTGTGCTGCATCACATTGGCGTCGATCTCGCTTTTGAACACGGCATTGTTGGCTTCAAGGCCGGTCGAAAACTCGACGTAACGGATCTGGTAACCCTTCTTCTGCAATTCGGGCGCGACGCCGATCTTGAACTCGTCGATGTAGGGGCCGGGCACGAAGCCGACCTTCAGCTCCTTCTTCTCAGGTCCTTGCGCCCATGCGCTGCTGACCGAGACGATCGAGAGGACAGAGGCGGCGAGCAGGCCGATGAATTGCGATCTGGTGATGTGATGCATGTGACTTCCAAGGCTTGATAAAGACTTGAACCAAACGAAAGGCGGCGCGGGCGCCTGTTGGTGTTCCGCGCCGTCCATGAAAAGAAGCTCAGGCGATCGCCTGGACCGGATGGCTGTAGAGACTGGCGGGTCGGTCCAGCCCGTAGTGCTCGCGCAAGGTCGTGCCGGTGTACTCGGTGCGGAACAGGCCGCGCTTGCGAAGGAGCGGCACGACGTGCTCGGCGAACAGGTCGAAGCCGCCGGGCAACCAGGGTGGCATGACGTTGAAGCCGTCCGCAGCGCCGTTCTCGAACCAGGCCTGGATGTTGTCGGCGATCTTCTCCGGCGTGCCGGCGATCACCCAGTGCCCGCGGGCGCCGGCGAGGCGCTGGATGAGCTGGCGGATCGTCGGCTTCTCGCGGTCGACGATGTCGACGACGAGCTTGAAGCGGCTGGCAACGCCGCGCGCGCCGTCGGTCTCGATCAGATGGCGCGGGAACGGCCCGTCGAGATCGAAGCCGGAGAGGTCGAGCCCGAGCATCTGGCGCAGCTGCACCAGCGAGTATTCCGGCTGGATCAGATCGTTGAACTCCTCCTGCAGCCGGTCGGCCTCGGCCTGCGTCGAGCCGATGAACGGGCTGATGCCGGGCAGGATCTTGACGTGATCGGGATTGCGGTCGAGCGCGCGCGCTTGGCGCTTGATGTCGGCATAGAACTCCTGCGCGCTGGCGAGCGTCTGGTGTGCCGTGAAGATGGCCTCCGCAAAGCGCGCCGCGAAGGCGCGACCGTCCTCGGACGAGCCGGCCTGGACGTAGACCGGCCGGCCTTGCGGCGAGCGCGGCACGTTCAGCGGCCCGCGGACGCGAAAATACTTGCCGACATGATTGAGCGGATGGACCTTGTCGGTGTCGGCAAAGATGCCGGACGCCGGATCATTGACGACGGCGTCGTCCTCCCAGCTGTCCCACAGCGCGGTGACGACGTCGAGGAACTCCTTGGCGCGCTCGTAGCGCTCGTGGTGCGGGGGATGCTCCGGCAGGCCGAAATTCTGTGCGGCCTGCACCGCGCTGGTGGTGACGATGTTCCAGCCGGCGCGGCCGCCGCTCAGATGATCGAGCGAGGCGAACAGGCGGGCGAGATTATAGGGCTCGTGATAGGTCGTGGATGCCGTGCCGATCAGGCCGATATGGCTGGTGGCGGCGGCGATTGCCGACAGCCAGGTGATCGGCTCGAAGCGGAAGCGCTGCGCGTAACGTACATTGTCGGCCAGCGCCGGACCATCGGCGAAGAAGATCGCGTCGAACTTGGCATGCTCCGCCGTTCGCGCCAGCTGCTGGTAATAGCCGATGTCGAGCGCACGGCTGGCGGACGACCCCTTGTAGCGCCACGCCGCCTCGTGATGGCCGCCCGGATAGATGAAGAGATTGAGGTTCAGTTGACGACGCTGGCTCATGGGGCGCTCGTGGGCTGGATTGTCGGAGGGACGCGAAACGATGGCTGGAGAGTTCGGCTATCGCGGTGTATCGGCAACGATGCGGCTCGGCGGTTGCGGCCACCGCAGGCGCCGCGCGAGCTCGACGGCAGCGCGGCTGATGCCGACGCCGAGATCGCGACCGCGCTGGTGGAGCTCGCGAAGCAGCGGCCTCATCTCGGCGCGGGCGCTGTCGCGGGGCGCATCGCTGCAACCCGTGGGCGGATCCTGGTACAGGCTGATCATGGCGAGAGGGTCGAACATCACGGCATCCGTCGAAGCGCGAACATCCCGGCATCGCTGATGCCGGCCGCGCGAATGCGAAAATCTAGCTTTTGGAGGACGATGCTGTCGATGAAATGGATTTGCATTGTTGTCTGCGGCGCGAGCATGAATCCGTCGTGCTCATCAGCAAGCGGGGATCTCCATTTCGATCGCCGATCCCCGGCAGATTCCGCGCCGGCTCAGGAGGTCTGCAGGTTCGGTCCGCCGACCTTGTTGCGGAGCGTGGCCTGGGTGACGACGCTGTTGGGCGGGACGTCGTGCGTCAGCCAGACATTGCCGCCGATCGTCGATCCCTGGCCGATCGTGATACGGCCGAGGATGGTGGCGCCGGCATAGATGACGACGTCATCCTCGACGATCGGATGGCGCGCGTCGCCCTTGATCAGCGTGCCGTCCTCCTCGGTCGGGAAGTGACGGGCGCCCAATGTGACCGCCTGGTAGATCCGGACATTGTCGCCGATCACGGCCGTTTCGCCGATCACGACGCCGGTGCCGTGGTCGATGAAGAAGCCGGAGCCGATCTGCGCCCCCGGATGAATGTCGATGCCGGTGGCGGTATGGGCGATCTCGGCGATCAGCCGCGACACCAGGCGGGCACCGAGACCGTAGAGAAGGTGGGCGAGGCGGTGATGGATGATCGCCGTCATGCCGGGATAGCCGATCAGGATTTCCGGAAAGCTCTTGGCGGCGGGGTCGCCGACGAAGGCCGCGCGCAAATCGCTGATCAGGATGCCGCGCAGCGCGGGCAACTCCTTCGCGAAGCTGCGCGTGAGTTCGATGGCCTCGGGCTGACGGAAGCCGGGGATCAACTCGTCGCCGACAAACAGCGCGGCGCGGTGGATCTGGTCGGAGAGCAGGTCGAGGCCGACGCTGAGCCGGTGGCCGACGAAATAGTCGATGTTCTCGCTATCGAGGTCGTACTGGCCATAGTGGCGCGGAAACAGCGCCTCCGTCAGTGCGGAGACGACCTGCGCCAGCTTCTCGCGCGACGGCGGCCGGTGGATCGTGCCGTCCTTGCGGATGCTGTGGGTCTCCTCGCGCGAGACGCGCAGCTCCGCCACCAGCCGATCGAGGCCCCAGCGTTCGCCCGCCGGGGCAGGTGCCTCGGTGCCGGAGCCCGCCACAGGACGATGTCTCATGCCGTCTCCCCCGTGATGCGCTATCACCGCACATGCGCCGGCGGCACGCCGACTTCCGCCAGCAGATCGAGGTCGGCATTGCGGTCGACCTCGACATACTGCTCGTTCCAGTACAGCAGGCTCGACAGCCGTGGCGCAAGCTCGATCGTGTCGGGACGACCGACGATGATCGCATGGTCGTAGCGCTCGATGATCTCGTCGACCTCGCAGGCGATCGCCGCCTGCGCATGCTGCAACAGCGGAACGCCGGTCGCGTGGCGCGACCAATCGATGCCCTCGAACTTCTGCCGCCCGGCGAGATGCGGACTGCTGAAGCGATCGGCGAGCACGAGCTGATCGGAGCTGAGGACGTTGATCCCGAACCAGCCGTTGCGGACGATCAGGGGAACGGCCGACGATTGCCGGCCGAGATTGATCATCAGCCGCGGCGGCTCGACCGAGAGCGAGACCAGAGACGCCGTGGTCACGCCGGTGATGTCGTCGCCGCGGCCGGCGGTCACGATGCTGACGCCGGAGGCGACGCGGCGCAGCGCCGAGTAGAAGTGCGGGGGAGTGGACGCCGTCAGGAGATGCAGTCCATGCTTGCTCATCCGTCGCCTCCTTCAGGGGGCTGCGCCTGCCGGTCAGAAGAACCCCTTCGCGGGAAGCGGTGTGCCGTTGATCAGATACTGCCCGATCGCCCGCTCCTTATAGGTGACCGGATTATGCGACGACAGCGTGCGCGCATTGCGCCAGTGCCG is from Bradyrhizobium sp. ORS 285 and encodes:
- a CDS encoding ferredoxin family protein — translated: MIELILADRCTDCGACVDVCPTNVLDRAASGPPLLARVEDCQTCFMCELYCRADAIYVAPDCDRRVAITPDEALASGRLGQYRQHSGWDEWAGQFPNEQWLMETVFRRAGEAARAAETDDKRTA
- a CDS encoding flavin reductase family protein: MSKHGLHLLTASTPPHFYSALRRVASGVSIVTAGRGDDITGVTTASLVSLSVEPPRLMINLGRQSSAVPLIVRNGWFGINVLSSDQLVLADRFSSPHLAGRQKFEGIDWSRHATGVPLLQHAQAAIACEVDEIIERYDHAIIVGRPDTIELAPRLSSLLYWNEQYVEVDRNADLDLLAEVGVPPAHVR
- a CDS encoding NADPH-dependent oxidoreductase; amino-acid sequence: MTIIETRAPITPSDDITAALRKRYGADIPAITSGADDILGQLLAHRSIRSYRPDPVPPHTVETLVAAAQSAASSSNLQTWSVVAVEDPARKQRLSEFVGNQKHVREAPLFLVWLADLSRAERLARREGRPDDGIHFLETLFVAIIDAALAAQNAVVALEALGLGSVYIGAIRNRPQAVAEELGLPPSVLAVFGLCIGYADLAAGEDVKPRLRQSVVLHRERYAPTDEIHGIAAYDETLRAFQTSQGVAPVGWRDTVLNRLGSAKALNGRDKLAEALRALGFGLK
- a CDS encoding LLM class flavin-dependent oxidoreductase, yielding MSQRRQLNLNLFIYPGGHHEAAWRYKGSSASRALDIGYYQQLARTAEHAKFDAIFFADGPALADNVRYAQRFRFEPITWLSAIAAATSHIGLIGTASTTYHEPYNLARLFASLDHLSGGRAGWNIVTTSAVQAAQNFGLPEHPPHHERYERAKEFLDVVTALWDSWEDDAVVNDPASGIFADTDKVHPLNHVGKYFRVRGPLNVPRSPQGRPVYVQAGSSEDGRAFAARFAEAIFTAHQTLASAQEFYADIKRQARALDRNPDHVKILPGISPFIGSTQAEADRLQEEFNDLIQPEYSLVQLRQMLGLDLSGFDLDGPFPRHLIETDGARGVASRFKLVVDIVDREKPTIRQLIQRLAGARGHWVIAGTPEKIADNIQAWFENGAADGFNVMPPWLPGGFDLFAEHVVPLLRKRGLFRTEYTGTTLREHYGLDRPASLYSHPVQAIA
- a CDS encoding LLM class flavin-dependent oxidoreductase, with the translated sequence MTIITHRPGALVGLDGFPGPADRPDSPLSQALQQPLLLGLFLPIQAGGWSASTLPRTTSWHFDYNRDLVLTAENLGFDLVFALSQWLPKGGYGGVFTGEALDSFMTTAALTSLTRRIILISTIHVLYGPMHPLHLAKYGATLDHISNGRWGINVVTGHRAAEHEAFGWSRIDHDRRYELAAEFLEVLQRLWGDSENYSFSGQSSWKLNGAFVTPKPRFGRPVLVNATGSDAGIAFAARYSDIVFITSPAGSSFESAIPALPAHTARVNQAALDIGREVRTLLNPMVICRETERETWAYHDAIVAHADPVGDFHRLDSDAHAWRGRIGVDAPKRRAIGGNIEVIGTPEQVVEQFVQLKKAGVDGLQLSFYDFKLDLDVFGRRVLPLMEQAGLRKPVIDPTAAQAAE
- a CDS encoding MetQ/NlpA family ABC transporter substrate-binding protein — its product is MHHITRSQFIGLLAASVLSIVSVSSAWAQGPEKKELKVGFVPGPYIDEFKIGVAPELQKKGYQIRYVEFSTGLEANNAVFKSEIDANVMQHTIFLNSYNERQSTDLTGIVHVPTPPMGIYSKKHPLGTKIGQGAKIAVPNDPVNLQRALWILRDLDLIEIRDSKPIDVTELDVIKNPGGIKIVPLEAAQAPRALDDVDFAAIQGNFAIFSGLKLTNAFALEKMTTPYINVVAVKRGNAETAWAKDIVDGYKSPGFKAAILADRFYDGFTLPDYMK
- the epsC gene encoding serine O-acetyltransferase EpsC, with the translated sequence MRHRPVAGSGTEAPAPAGERWGLDRLVAELRVSREETHSIRKDGTIHRPPSREKLAQVVSALTEALFPRHYGQYDLDSENIDYFVGHRLSVGLDLLSDQIHRAALFVGDELIPGFRQPEAIELTRSFAKELPALRGILISDLRAAFVGDPAAKSFPEILIGYPGMTAIIHHRLAHLLYGLGARLVSRLIAEIAHTATGIDIHPGAQIGSGFFIDHGTGVVIGETAVIGDNVRIYQAVTLGARHFPTEEDGTLIKGDARHPIVEDDVVIYAGATILGRITIGQGSTIGGNVWLTHDVPPNSVVTQATLRNKVGGPNLQTS
- a CDS encoding FAD-binding protein is translated as MTAAVTDPLSLSADVLAIGGGMAGAWAAVSAARTGARVILVDKGYCGTSGVTAAAGPGHWWVPPDARVHAVSQRVAAGLGLGEAAWMHAIIDETWRTLPTLASHYAFGIDDNGETNYRAVRGPEYMRALRTLARESGVTILDHSPVLELLARGDGTIGGARGLRRQDGDGTYEIAAGATVLAAGGTSFLSHLLGSRTNTGDGYLLAAEAGAELSGMEFTAAYTIAPAHSTMTRSMAYAFATYYDTDGRELDLPFGPQQTIGLARALLAGPVFCSLHRLPDDIKARLHTISPNVPLVFDRWGIDPWRDRFEVTLHNDGTIRGLGGVRVDDVDGRTSVPGLFVAGDNASREKVAGAISGGGNINSAWALTSGVRAGQAAARLARSIGAKASTLTPLGQAGLRPHLRIRALDHDTIRAGVRAEMHPFDKTLFRKESTLAASQRALDGLWREISDHAGGDVMRSRETAALVATARWSVATARRRTESRGLHRRIDHPGLDPSLAVRLVSRGLDRVEIAADTVHALDAPIALEEAS